One segment of Candidatus Buchananbacteria bacterium CG10_big_fil_rev_8_21_14_0_10_42_9 DNA contains the following:
- the murA gene encoding UDP-N-acetylglucosamine 1-carboxyvinyltransferase — MSTLVIEGGQALKGEVLISGMKNAATPLIAAALLTSQDCILNNVPRISDVESMLDILKSLKVKVEWTADRQLTINAAHADLKNINQTAVKKMRSSILLVGPLLSRFKELKILEPGGCIIGKRPIDTHLQALSQLGIQANQTNDSIELNAKKMKSGLVVLSEFSVTATENIIMAAVLAEGKTVVKLAAHEPHVQKLIECLQQMGADIKTLDSSTVIIEGIDSLQGYNFDVISDQIEIGTFLALAAATKSELSLTPVQPEYLDSILSKASEVGVNWELKNDSLKIKQSKNLRAFKLQTMPYPGFPTDLQAPFGVLATQCQGMSLIHDPLYEGRLGYVNELVKMGANATICDPHRVIVAGPSKLRGTNIKTLDLRAGATMVIAGLVAEGKTTIADVEIIDRGYENLDQRLASVGAKIKRID; from the coding sequence ATGTCTACACTAGTAATTGAAGGCGGTCAAGCCTTAAAAGGAGAGGTATTAATTAGCGGGATGAAAAATGCCGCTACTCCTTTAATTGCCGCCGCCTTACTTACTTCTCAAGATTGTATTTTAAATAACGTTCCTCGCATTAGTGATGTTGAGTCAATGCTGGATATTTTGAAAAGTCTCAAGGTTAAAGTTGAATGGACGGCAGATAGGCAGCTGACAATTAATGCCGCTCATGCTGATCTTAAAAACATTAATCAAACGGCGGTCAAAAAAATGCGTTCGTCAATTTTATTAGTTGGACCGCTTTTATCTAGATTTAAAGAATTGAAAATTTTAGAACCCGGCGGATGCATTATTGGCAAGCGCCCGATCGACACTCATTTGCAGGCCCTTAGCCAGTTAGGCATTCAGGCAAATCAAACTAATGATTCAATCGAACTGAATGCCAAAAAGATGAAGTCCGGCTTAGTGGTATTGTCGGAATTTTCGGTTACCGCGACAGAGAATATAATAATGGCAGCGGTTTTAGCCGAAGGGAAAACTGTTGTGAAGCTAGCAGCCCATGAGCCGCATGTGCAAAAATTAATTGAGTGTTTACAACAGATGGGCGCTGATATTAAAACCCTTGATAGCAGCACTGTTATAATTGAGGGCATAGATAGCTTGCAAGGCTATAACTTTGATGTTATTTCTGATCAAATTGAAATCGGCACTTTTTTAGCCTTAGCGGCGGCAACTAAAAGTGAGTTAAGCTTAACTCCTGTACAGCCGGAATATTTGGATAGCATTTTAAGTAAAGCCAGCGAGGTTGGGGTTAATTGGGAGTTAAAAAATGACAGTTTAAAAATTAAGCAATCAAAAAATTTGCGCGCTTTTAAATTGCAAACTATGCCGTATCCTGGTTTCCCAACCGATTTGCAAGCACCGTTCGGCGTGTTGGCGACTCAATGCCAAGGGATGAGTTTAATTCACGATCCGTTGTATGAGGGGCGTTTGGGCTATGTCAATGAGTTAGTTAAAATGGGAGCCAATGCCACAATTTGTGATCCACATCGCGTGATTGTAGCTGGACCGTCAAAGTTACGGGGTACTAATATAAAAACTTTAGATTTGCGCGCCGGCGCAACGATGGTTATCGCTGGTCTTGTGGCAGAAGGCAAAACAACTATCGCAGACGTTGAAATAATTGACCGCGGATATGAAAATTTAGACCAACGGCTAGCTAGCGTTGGCGCTAAAATAAAGCGCATTGATTAG
- the rfbD gene encoding dTDP-4-dehydrorhamnose reductase yields MSAKVLILGANGMLGTACAEVFSNYDLTLWDRDQLDITDAAAVETSIKKLRPHIVINCAGYTAVNKAEKETQLAEKINGEAVGNIAQACKPIESILIHFSTDYVFNGESKDGYVEFDTPEPLSAYGKSKHLGEQLLQKYGAKYYLIRTSWLFGPNGHNFVDTIQNLAKSQKWLKVVIDQHGNPTYTLDLAKKVKETVETEKPYGIYHVTNFAGPFGTTWYNFAKAIIKELKLNAIVVPWFTFLLPGNNAKRPKWSVLKDSRLEPLRPWQEALVEYLNK; encoded by the coding sequence ATTAGCGCCAAAGTTTTAATTTTGGGCGCTAATGGAATGCTCGGCACTGCCTGCGCCGAGGTTTTTTCTAATTATGATTTAACTTTATGGGACCGTGACCAATTAGACATTACTGACGCTGCGGCCGTAGAAACAAGTATAAAAAAACTACGGCCGCATATAGTGATTAATTGCGCCGGTTATACTGCCGTAAATAAGGCAGAAAAGGAGACGCAACTGGCTGAAAAGATTAATGGCGAGGCGGTGGGAAATATTGCGCAGGCGTGCAAGCCAATTGAGTCAATACTCATTCACTTTAGCACTGATTATGTTTTTAACGGCGAGAGTAAAGATGGCTATGTTGAGTTTGATACGCCGGAACCGTTATCTGCTTATGGTAAATCCAAGCATTTAGGCGAACAATTATTGCAAAAATATGGCGCTAAATATTATTTAATCAGAACCTCTTGGCTTTTTGGTCCAAATGGGCATAATTTTGTAGATACAATTCAAAACTTGGCAAAGAGTCAAAAATGGCTTAAAGTTGTTATAGACCAGCATGGTAATCCAACGTATACTTTGGATTTGGCTAAGAAAGTGAAAGAGACTGTGGAAACCGAAAAACCGTACGGTATTTACCATGTGACAAATTTCGCCGGACCTTTCGGCACCACGTGGTATAATTTTGCGAAAGCGATTATCAAAGAATTAAAATTAAATGCAATTGTCGTGCCGTGGTTTACTTTTTTATTGCCAGGCAATAACGCTAAACGGCCAAAGTGGAGCGTGCTCAAAGATTCTCGCCTAGAGCCACTACGACCCTGGCAAGAGGCGTTAGTTGAGTATTTAAATAAATAG
- a CDS encoding S41 family peptidase: MRKLQPPTVYFTFIALSALALAFIIGFSWGQVSGSPIISVFSSGEIVNHDKVPEYLSDDVDFNLFWKVFDYIKDNALDKEALLDTQLIHGAISGMVAAIGDPYSVYLPPDLSKEFTDELSGEFEGIGAEIGIRNNQLVIIAPVRDTPAERAGLKSGDYILQIDDVDTQDISLDYAVSIIRGKKGTTVVLKIGRQKNGELEINDVPIVRDVIDFDSVEWQLLDNNIALIELHFFNGDTLGDFNQIVREILNLNVNGIVLDLRGNPGGFLHVANAVAGEWVGPGPVVIERHSDGTEIRHEGRNLARFADIPTVVLINGGSASGSEIVAGALQDFEQATIVGMQSFGKGSIQDLKEFDNGSSVKLTVAEWLTPNGRSINEEGILPDIEVDRTIEDLDTDVDPQLDKALEVLNTLFIK; the protein is encoded by the coding sequence ATGAGAAAGTTGCAACCACCCACCGTTTATTTTACTTTTATCGCCTTGAGCGCGTTGGCGCTTGCCTTTATTATTGGTTTTTCTTGGGGCCAAGTTTCCGGCTCGCCAATAATATCAGTTTTTTCCAGTGGGGAAATTGTAAATCACGACAAAGTGCCGGAATATTTATCTGATGACGTGGATTTTAATTTGTTTTGGAAGGTATTTGATTACATAAAAGATAACGCCTTGGACAAAGAAGCGTTGCTTGACACGCAACTTATTCATGGGGCCATTAGCGGTATGGTCGCAGCCATAGGGGACCCTTACTCTGTTTATCTGCCGCCTGATTTATCTAAGGAATTTACCGATGAACTATCCGGTGAGTTTGAGGGCATTGGCGCTGAAATTGGGATTCGTAATAATCAGTTAGTAATTATCGCGCCGGTGCGAGACACCCCGGCTGAACGAGCTGGATTAAAATCAGGCGATTATATTTTGCAAATTGACGATGTTGACACCCAAGATATTTCGCTGGATTACGCGGTCAGCATCATTCGCGGGAAAAAAGGCACGACGGTAGTCTTAAAGATCGGGCGCCAAAAAAACGGCGAGTTGGAAATTAACGATGTCCCTATCGTACGTGACGTTATTGATTTTGATAGTGTCGAGTGGCAGTTGCTAGACAACAATATTGCTTTAATCGAACTGCATTTTTTTAATGGAGACACTTTGGGCGATTTTAACCAAATCGTAAGAGAGATTTTAAACCTTAACGTCAATGGCATAGTTTTAGATTTGCGCGGAAATCCAGGCGGTTTTTTACATGTAGCTAATGCCGTAGCGGGCGAGTGGGTTGGGCCCGGTCCAGTGGTTATTGAGCGGCATAGTGACGGGACAGAAATTCGGCATGAAGGCCGCAACTTGGCACGCTTTGCTGATATTCCGACCGTTGTTCTAATCAATGGTGGTTCGGCGTCCGGTTCAGAAATTGTTGCCGGCGCGTTACAGGACTTTGAGCAAGCTACAATTGTGGGCATGCAATCGTTTGGCAAGGGTTCAATACAAGATTTAAAAGAGTTCGATAATGGCTCATCAGTCAAGTTAACAGTGGCAGAGTGGTTAACCCCGAACGGCCGGTCAATTAATGAAGAGGGCATATTGCCAGATATTGAAGTTGATAGGACTATTGAGGATTTAGATACTGATGTCGATCCTCAATTGGATAAAGCCCTGGAAGTTTTAAATACCTTATTTATTAAGTAA
- a CDS encoding 2,3-bisphosphoglycerate-independent phosphoglycerate mutase (catalyzes the interconversion of 2-phosphoglycerate and 3-phosphoglycerate), which translates to MAKRNKQIGWPLVWLILDGWGIATPSKANPISFTPTPTIDALWKNYPHAKLGASGKDAGLPPNQAGNSEAGHMNLGAGRIVEQESVVISHAINDGTFFKNLAFLNAVKHVKKNRSTLHLMGLLSNEQSAHADPDHLLALITFARLEGIKDVKLHLFTDGRDSPPFSALKLLEQLLRKLRNGEQIATVMGRVYMDRRKKWNLTETAYNALVIGEGLKAKNCEEAITQSYNRNEPDQFVQPYVLHPRGKPVKRISDNDAVIFFNLRSDRARQLTKPFVQTEFTKKNPGSFTRKKVLKNLYFVAMTDFGPDLDSVATAYPSRDLNKTFPMVMSPYRQVYIGESEKFAHVTYFFNGGYKQSVANEERVEIRSPNVKNYRDAPKMSLAKLTNTILKQIKNADVIVANIANADMIAHTGDVKAAQVAIKSVDAAIKRIFKVIKKAGGTLVITADHGNIEKMFDLKTSEVRTEHTSNPVPLIIVSPKKFKLKGKGVLADVAPTILKILDIKKPKEMTRSGLVK; encoded by the coding sequence ATGGCTAAGCGCAATAAGCAAATCGGGTGGCCATTAGTTTGGTTGATTTTAGACGGTTGGGGGATAGCTACGCCAAGTAAAGCAAATCCAATTAGCTTTACCCCCACCCCAACCATTGATGCGCTGTGGAAGAATTATCCGCATGCTAAGCTCGGCGCATCGGGCAAGGACGCGGGCTTACCGCCCAACCAGGCCGGTAATTCTGAAGCCGGCCATATGAATTTAGGGGCCGGCAGAATTGTAGAACAAGAATCGGTCGTAATTTCTCATGCTATAAATGATGGCACTTTTTTTAAAAACTTGGCATTTCTCAACGCCGTGAAACATGTAAAGAAAAATAGATCAACTTTGCATTTAATGGGTTTGTTAAGTAACGAGCAAAGCGCTCATGCTGATCCAGATCATTTATTGGCTTTAATTACTTTCGCTCGCCTGGAAGGCATTAAAGACGTCAAGTTGCATCTGTTCACCGACGGCCGTGACTCTCCGCCTTTTTCTGCCTTAAAATTATTAGAACAGCTGTTGCGTAAATTGCGTAATGGCGAGCAGATTGCTACGGTCATGGGGCGAGTTTACATGGATCGGCGTAAAAAATGGAATTTAACAGAAACTGCTTATAATGCGTTGGTCATAGGCGAGGGTTTGAAGGCTAAAAACTGTGAAGAGGCAATTACCCAAAGTTATAACCGCAACGAACCAGATCAGTTTGTTCAGCCTTATGTGTTACATCCGAGAGGCAAGCCAGTTAAACGCATCAGTGATAATGATGCCGTAATTTTTTTCAATCTACGTTCCGACCGGGCACGACAACTAACTAAACCCTTTGTGCAAACAGAATTTACCAAGAAAAACCCGGGCAGTTTTACTCGCAAGAAGGTATTAAAAAATTTGTATTTTGTAGCCATGACCGATTTTGGTCCTGATTTAGACAGCGTTGCCACCGCTTATCCAAGCCGGGATTTAAATAAAACATTCCCAATGGTGATGTCGCCGTACCGCCAGGTTTATATCGGTGAGTCTGAAAAGTTTGCACACGTGACTTACTTTTTTAATGGCGGTTATAAACAATCCGTGGCCAATGAAGAGCGTGTTGAGATTAGATCACCGAATGTAAAAAATTACAGAGACGCGCCTAAAATGTCACTTGCCAAGTTGACTAACACGATTTTGAAACAAATTAAAAATGCCGATGTGATAGTGGCTAATATCGCTAACGCTGATATGATCGCCCATACTGGCGATGTCAAGGCAGCCCAAGTGGCGATTAAATCTGTGGACGCGGCAATTAAGAGGATTTTTAAAGTTATCAAAAAAGCTGGCGGAACATTAGTGATAACCGCCGACCATGGCAACATTGAAAAAATGTTTGATTTAAAAACCAGCGAGGTAAGAACCGAACATACTTCCAATCCTGTGCCATTGATTATAGTTTCACCTAAAAAATTCAAGCTTAAAGGGAAGGGCGTTTTGGCAGATGTCGCGCCAACAATTTTAAAAATTCTAGACATTAAAAAACCAAAAGAAATGACCCGCTCAGGGTTGGTTAAATAA
- a CDS encoding phosphopyruvate hydratase produces the protein MVKIKSIKAREILDSRGNPTVETTVTLSDGKSAWAAVPSGASTGDAEALELRDGDKKRYNGKGVLKAVKNVNTVIAKNIIGQSPYAQKKLDQLMIELDGTDNKSHLGANAILSVSLAVARAASKSKDLPLYRYLRQQFFKSQKGWAMPYPTINIVNGGAHAGWAIDFQEHMIVPQQRRIHERIRCGSEIFHALQGILKNKGQSVSVGDEGGFAPTLNRNEEALVLIMLAIGAADYRAGSQVKIAMDPATSEFYEKRKQRYVLKTDGRTMTTDQLIDHWVRMTKKYPIVSLEDGLAQNDWAGWQKLTKALGKKIDLVGDDLFVTNKKILQRGIEMKAGNAILIKPNQIGSLSETVETIDTARKHHYKISVSHRSGETIDDFIADLSVAARAEYIKTGSMSRSERSAKYNRLMQIADELKV, from the coding sequence ATGGTTAAGATAAAATCAATTAAAGCCCGGGAGATATTAGATTCTCGTGGCAACCCCACCGTTGAAACAACGGTCACGTTGTCAGACGGTAAATCAGCTTGGGCGGCAGTACCTTCAGGCGCGTCAACCGGTGATGCCGAGGCGCTAGAACTTCGCGATGGAGATAAAAAACGCTATAACGGTAAGGGCGTGCTTAAGGCGGTTAAGAACGTTAATACAGTTATTGCTAAAAATATTATTGGTCAAAGTCCCTACGCCCAAAAGAAGTTAGATCAGTTAATGATTGAACTTGACGGTACCGACAATAAATCACATTTAGGAGCTAATGCCATTTTAAGTGTATCATTAGCGGTTGCCAGAGCCGCCTCCAAAAGTAAAGACTTGCCGCTGTATCGTTATTTAAGGCAGCAGTTTTTTAAGTCTCAGAAAGGTTGGGCTATGCCATACCCAACTATTAATATCGTAAATGGTGGCGCGCACGCTGGTTGGGCGATTGATTTTCAGGAACACATGATAGTGCCGCAACAGCGTCGAATTCATGAGCGAATACGCTGCGGGTCTGAAATATTTCACGCGCTTCAAGGTATCCTTAAAAACAAGGGTCAATCAGTATCGGTTGGGGATGAAGGCGGTTTTGCGCCAACTCTAAACCGCAACGAAGAAGCCTTAGTGTTAATTATGCTGGCCATTGGAGCGGCTGATTATCGCGCCGGTAGCCAAGTTAAAATTGCCATGGACCCGGCGACTTCAGAATTTTACGAAAAACGGAAGCAACGATATGTACTTAAAACTGACGGCCGCACCATGACGACTGACCAGTTGATTGATCACTGGGTACGCATGACCAAGAAGTATCCAATAGTCTCCCTGGAAGATGGTTTGGCACAAAACGATTGGGCGGGTTGGCAAAAGCTGACTAAGGCGCTGGGTAAAAAAATTGATTTGGTAGGCGACGACCTTTTTGTTACTAACAAAAAAATATTACAGCGCGGCATTGAGATGAAAGCAGGCAATGCAATACTGATAAAGCCCAATCAAATAGGCAGTTTAAGTGAAACAGTTGAAACTATTGATACGGCGAGGAAACATCATTATAAAATTTCAGTATCTCACCGATCCGGGGAAACGATTGACGATTTCATCGCCGATTTATCAGTTGCGGCAAGGGCTGAATACATAAAAACCGGCTCAATGTCACGTTCGGAAAGAAGCGCAAAGTATAATCGTTTAATGCAAATTGCTGACGAACTAAAAGTTTAA
- a CDS encoding spore coat protein, whose protein sequence is MKGIILAGGEGTRLRPLTAVTNKHLLPVYDKPMIYYPIQTLVNAGIKDIMIVSGKGHAGQFLELLRSGKEFGAHFSYAVQEEPGGIAQALSLCQDFADNEKVIVMLGDNILKDDISQAVKNFEKQDKGAKIYLKEVDNPKSFGVPEIKSDKIVKIEEKPKKPKSNYAVIGVYMYDAQVWDVIRKLKPSKRGELEITDVNNFYVNQGTMTFEVLRGWWGDGGESFDSLLKAANLVARK, encoded by the coding sequence ATGAAAGGAATAATTTTAGCTGGGGGCGAGGGGACAAGATTGCGTCCATTGACCGCTGTCACCAACAAACATTTGTTGCCGGTGTATGATAAGCCGATGATTTATTATCCCATCCAAACTTTGGTCAATGCCGGCATTAAAGATATTATGATAGTTTCCGGCAAAGGCCATGCCGGCCAATTTTTGGAATTGCTCCGTTCGGGTAAAGAATTTGGCGCGCACTTTTCTTACGCCGTGCAAGAAGAACCTGGCGGCATTGCTCAAGCCTTAAGTTTGTGCCAAGATTTCGCAGACAATGAGAAGGTTATAGTTATGCTGGGCGATAATATCTTAAAGGATGATATTTCTCAAGCTGTAAAAAACTTTGAGAAGCAAGACAAAGGTGCCAAGATATATTTGAAAGAAGTTGACAATCCTAAATCGTTCGGCGTGCCGGAAATTAAATCCGACAAGATAGTTAAGATTGAAGAAAAACCTAAAAAACCCAAATCTAACTATGCGGTTATTGGAGTTTATATGTATGACGCGCAAGTTTGGGATGTAATCAGGAAGTTAAAACCGTCAAAACGCGGAGAATTAGAAATTACCGACGTGAATAATTTTTATGTTAATCAAGGCACCATGACCTTTGAAGTCCTTCGGGGCTGGTGGGGGGATGGCGGAGAAAGCTTTGATTCTTTATTGAAGGCTGCTAATTTAGTCGCGAGAAAATAG
- a CDS encoding 2,3-bisphosphoglycerate-independent phosphoglycerate mutase (catalyzes the interconversion of 2-phosphoglycerate and 3-phosphoglycerate), whose product MAKQRLVMLISLDGWGVAPPSRGNAIALAKTPVMDHLVTNYPTLTIQASGESVGLSWGEMGNSEVGHLNLGSGKIIYQILPRINKSIIDGDFFQNKAILEALNKVKASNSTLHLMGLLSNGGVHSHQSHLYAILDLCQQLQINNVVIHVILDGRDTKRDGGLDFVKKLKAKLDELGFGKIATLSGRYYSMDRNNNWDRTALAYNAIAFGQSESNFDDPITAIEQSYKQEIYDEQLKPTVISQNATPVKPEDALIFFNYRADRARQITKAFILPDFKEFKRPNFLRGLFFVSMTEYESGLPCKVAFPPELIKTPLAKVLADAGVGQLHAAETEKYAHVTYFFNGGNEKEYNGETRLLVPSPSVPTYDEKPEMSAFELTEKVLRAVNEQKYKFTVVNFANPDMVAHTGNLKASIQAVEAVDKAIGVIVKYYLSINGVVFITADHGNAEELINLQTGEIDKEHSTNPVPFIIVGNEYKGQAAQFGQKVSDRDLSLLTPAGMLADVAPTILKVMDIPKPMEMTGTPLI is encoded by the coding sequence ATGGCCAAACAGCGTTTAGTTATGTTAATTAGTTTAGACGGTTGGGGGGTAGCCCCGCCATCTAGGGGCAACGCTATAGCTTTAGCCAAAACGCCAGTCATGGATCATTTAGTGACCAATTATCCGACCTTAACTATCCAGGCGTCCGGGGAATCAGTCGGACTTTCGTGGGGAGAGATGGGAAATTCTGAGGTTGGCCATTTGAATTTAGGCTCCGGCAAAATTATCTATCAGATATTACCGCGCATTAATAAGTCTATTATTGACGGTGATTTTTTTCAAAATAAAGCTATTTTAGAGGCGTTAAACAAAGTTAAGGCTTCTAACTCAACCTTGCATTTAATGGGGTTATTGTCCAACGGGGGAGTACATAGCCACCAAAGCCATTTGTACGCGATACTTGACCTTTGCCAGCAACTGCAAATAAATAATGTGGTAATTCACGTTATTTTAGATGGACGCGACACCAAGCGAGACGGCGGACTAGACTTTGTTAAAAAATTAAAAGCTAAGCTAGATGAGCTTGGTTTTGGCAAAATTGCTACTTTGAGCGGACGGTATTACAGTATGGACAGAAATAACAATTGGGATAGAACTGCCTTGGCCTATAACGCTATTGCGTTTGGCCAAAGTGAAAGTAATTTTGACGATCCAATTACCGCGATTGAACAATCATATAAACAAGAAATATATGATGAGCAGTTAAAGCCAACAGTAATTAGTCAAAATGCGACACCCGTAAAGCCTGAAGACGCGTTAATTTTTTTTAATTATCGGGCGGACCGCGCTAGGCAAATCACCAAAGCTTTTATCTTGCCTGATTTTAAAGAGTTTAAGCGGCCTAACTTTTTGCGTGGTTTATTCTTTGTGTCAATGACAGAATATGAATCAGGATTGCCATGCAAAGTAGCCTTCCCGCCAGAACTTATTAAAACTCCTTTGGCTAAAGTTTTGGCTGATGCTGGTGTCGGCCAACTCCACGCGGCTGAAACTGAAAAATACGCGCATGTGACTTATTTTTTCAATGGCGGGAATGAAAAAGAGTATAATGGAGAAACAAGGTTACTGGTGCCTTCACCAAGTGTTCCCACGTATGATGAAAAACCAGAAATGTCCGCTTTCGAATTGACTGAGAAAGTTTTGCGCGCGGTGAATGAACAAAAATATAAATTTACTGTTGTTAACTTCGCTAACCCTGACATGGTTGCCCATACTGGAAATTTAAAGGCCAGCATTCAAGCCGTCGAGGCAGTTGATAAAGCGATTGGGGTAATTGTTAAATATTATTTGTCAATTAACGGGGTAGTTTTTATTACAGCCGATCACGGTAATGCTGAAGAACTGATTAATTTGCAAACGGGAGAAATTGACAAGGAGCATAGCACCAACCCGGTGCCATTTATAATTGTAGGAAATGAATATAAAGGCCAAGCGGCTCAGTTTGGCCAGAAGGTTTCCGATAGGGATTTAAGCCTTTTAACTCCGGCTGGGATGCTGGCGGATGTAGCGCCAACAATCTTAAAAGTTATGGATATCCCTAAGCCGATGGAAATGACTGGTACGCCCTTGATTTAA
- the pgk gene encoding phosphoglycerate kinase translates to MELRTMRDIKNLKGRRIVYRAAYEVTLEKVGKHYEVGDDFRIVRTFKTLDHLLKNKCSIVVLSYLKRPGGKVVDKWRLDPIARYLSKALKLKVKYVDDCVGPKAEKAVAALRPGEILVLENTRFHPEEEENDPAFAKRLASYGEIYVNDAFAQDYKPHASTTAITKFLPSYAGFLLEEEINELNGALNKPKGPAIAIIGGVKISAKLGVVEKLLKKFDDILLGGALVNTVLKAQGVAVGKSLIEPAMVKQLEDFNFTNPKLHIPVDVMVGKSFTKGAKAVPKAVGSIGPKEWILDIGPDTIRLFDSIIREAKTIVWDGPMGVFEFLQFAKGTESVIHALVHSDAKIVIGGGETIDVFRKFSNKTFAQLPNIYVSTGGAAMLKFLEGKTLPAVSPLLKNN, encoded by the coding sequence ATGGAGCTTAGGACAATGAGGGATATTAAAAATCTCAAAGGACGGCGGATTGTTTATCGGGCAGCCTATGAGGTTACTTTGGAAAAAGTGGGTAAACATTATGAGGTTGGTGATGACTTCAGGATTGTTAGAACTTTTAAAACTTTAGACCACCTTTTAAAGAATAAATGTTCTATCGTGGTTTTATCCTACTTGAAACGCCCGGGGGGCAAAGTTGTTGACAAATGGCGCTTAGATCCAATTGCCCGCTACTTATCCAAGGCATTAAAACTCAAGGTAAAATACGTTGACGATTGCGTCGGTCCAAAGGCGGAAAAAGCCGTGGCGGCTTTGAGACCTGGCGAGATTTTGGTTTTAGAAAACACGCGCTTCCATCCTGAAGAAGAGGAAAATGATCCGGCTTTTGCTAAACGCTTGGCTAGCTATGGCGAAATATACGTTAACGATGCTTTTGCTCAAGATTATAAGCCGCATGCTTCAACCACCGCAATTACTAAATTTTTGCCAAGTTACGCGGGATTTTTATTAGAAGAGGAAATTAATGAATTGAATGGTGCGTTAAATAAACCTAAAGGTCCGGCGATTGCTATTATTGGCGGCGTAAAAATTTCGGCTAAATTGGGAGTAGTCGAAAAGCTATTAAAAAAATTTGATGACATTTTACTTGGCGGGGCGTTAGTTAATACGGTACTTAAAGCGCAAGGTGTCGCCGTGGGCAAATCGCTGATTGAGCCTGCCATGGTAAAACAATTGGAAGATTTTAATTTCACTAATCCTAAATTACATATCCCGGTTGATGTGATGGTGGGCAAGTCATTTACCAAAGGCGCCAAAGCGGTACCTAAGGCGGTTGGCAGCATTGGGCCCAAGGAGTGGATTTTAGATATTGGCCCAGACACAATTCGCTTGTTTGATTCAATTATTCGCGAGGCTAAAACGATTGTTTGGGACGGACCAATGGGAGTGTTTGAATTTTTACAATTTGCCAAGGGCACCGAAAGCGTAATCCACGCGTTGGTGCACTCAGACGCAAAAATTGTAATTGGCGGGGGCGAAACGATTGATGTCTTTAGAAAATTTTCTAATAAAACTTTTGCGCAGTTACCAAATATTTATGTATCCACCGGCGGGGCGGCAATGCTGAAATTTTTAGAAGGTAAAACTTTACCAGCCGTAAGCCCATTACTCAAAAATAATTAA
- the rfbB gene encoding dTDP-glucose 4,6-dehydratase, protein MKLLVTGGAGFIGSNFILYWMAKYPKDQIVNLDALTYAGNLENLKSVEGSKHYSFVKGNICDAKIVEKVMNGIDVLVHFAAESHVDRSITGPQVFLQTNVIGTQVLLAAALKHKVKRFHHISTDEVFGALDLDSKDKFNEESLYRPSSAYSASKASSDHLVRAYHVTNGLPITITNCSNNLGPYQFPEKFIALAITNALEDKKIPIYGDGLYMRDWIYVTDHCRAVDLALQKGKAGETYCVGGMDEGVSNIEVVKTILKQLGKSEDLIEFVKDRPGHDRRYAIDWSKASTELGYKPQESFETAISKTIQWYQANQNWWQKVKSGDYQKYYQGQYGN, encoded by the coding sequence ATGAAACTTCTAGTAACAGGCGGCGCAGGATTCATTGGTTCCAATTTTATTTTGTATTGGATGGCCAAATACCCAAAAGATCAGATTGTTAATCTGGATGCTTTGACGTACGCCGGCAATTTAGAAAATCTCAAATCAGTTGAGGGCAGTAAACATTACTCCTTCGTCAAGGGTAATATTTGTGATGCTAAAATAGTTGAAAAAGTCATGAATGGTATTGATGTGCTAGTTCACTTCGCGGCAGAATCACACGTTGACCGTTCAATTACCGGCCCACAAGTTTTTTTACAAACTAATGTGATTGGCACCCAAGTTTTATTAGCTGCCGCTTTGAAGCATAAAGTAAAACGCTTTCATCATATTTCAACTGATGAAGTCTTTGGCGCACTGGATTTAGATTCAAAAGATAAGTTTAATGAAGAAAGTTTGTACCGGCCAAGTAGCGCTTATTCGGCATCAAAAGCATCCTCTGACCATTTAGTCCGGGCATATCATGTAACTAATGGCTTACCGATTACGATTACTAATTGTTCTAATAACTTAGGCCCGTATCAATTTCCCGAAAAGTTTATTGCCCTTGCAATTACCAACGCGCTAGAAGATAAAAAGATTCCAATTTACGGCGACGGACTGTATATGCGCGATTGGATTTACGTTACTGACCACTGCCGGGCCGTTGACTTAGCTTTGCAAAAAGGTAAAGCCGGGGAGACTTATTGCGTCGGCGGCATGGATGAAGGAGTGAGCAATATAGAAGTGGTTAAAACAATTTTGAAACAATTAGGGAAAAGCGAAGATTTAATTGAGTTTGTTAAAGACCGGCCCGGACACGACCGCCGTTACGCTATTGATTGGTCAAAGGCAAGTACGGAATTGGGATACAAGCCGCAAGAAAGTTTTGAGACAGCCATTAGTAAAACCATACAGTGGTATCAAGCTAATCAAAATTGGTGGCAAAAAGTGAAGTCAGGGGATTATCAGAAATATTACCAAGGGCAATATGGGAATTAG